One Pangasianodon hypophthalmus isolate fPanHyp1 chromosome 7, fPanHyp1.pri, whole genome shotgun sequence genomic window, CGGTCTTGTGCGATTTCGCCCTTCTGTTTCAGCTTCTAGACGTAGCTCTAACaatcttaaataaaatatataaaagttattttaatcTATACATAGGGTGCTTCATTGGAAATTTGGAAGTCGCTCAGACTGACTCTAAAGGaaataaacatgacatttaTTCACTTACAGGCTGCAGGAGAACCACGAAGGCTATCTTGAGATCAGAAAAGGTGTTCATGCATGCATTGTTTATTTAGCGAATGTTATTAAGTAGGATATGCCGGCGCAAATAAAAATGGAAGGTTAGATGAATTCTGTGACGTCAGGTCTAGGTGAGGTGGTGAGGCCCACTGGATTGCTGAGTCTGAAGCATGCTGCGAGCGCGCGATCAGTCCTACTGGGGCTTCAGCTGGCCACTGCGTCAGCGCTACGTCACACCTCTCCGGTGTCCcaggctttatttatttatttcactaccGTAATGAGAGGCACCCAAACAACTGCCTCTAACAACTGATTCATTTTTACCACCACTACTGCTTTAACTACACTGCCTACTGTTCGGACTAATAGAGATAACAACAGCCTAATCCTGAGTAACAACAAATATTTAACGGACGTACATTaacaatcacaaaaaaataaaataagacacaGAATTTAGGGACAAATGCTAAGTAATTTCGTTTGGTGGAAATTAATGGGCTAACATGATAACAATCACAGACTGAATAAAGCATTTGCATAACCTTTAAAACGTAAACTACATCTAAATaaagttattaaataatttgctATAAAGTGcatctataaaatatttattgatgtAATAAGTATTTGATAGCCAATCTCTTAAGCAGAAGAACTATTAAAGGTATTTGTATATAAAAGTAGGACAGGGAGCTAAAATTATGACTTAAAGTTGTAATTTTTACTAAAATGATGTGTTTTCTGGAGGCTGGCAACAcgataatattttttaaacacacaaaaaataaggtaacatgatattattattattattattattattattattattattattattattattattattgtttgacCAACCTGTGTGGGTTCTCTTGTGAATCTTGAGGTTTTCGGATCTGGCGAAAACTTTTTCACATCCGTGAAAGGGGCAGGGAAAGGGCTTTTCTCCCGTGTGCACTCTGACGTGGTTGACCAGCTTGTATTTGGCTTTAAATGGCTTTCTGTCCCTGGGACAATTCTCCCAGTGGCACACGTAGTCAGAATGCTCAGGTCCCCCAACATGCTCGATCGTCACATGAGTGACAAGTTCATACATAGTCCCAAAAGTCCTGGAGCATGGCAGCTTGCCAGCGCCTTCTTGGCCATCACTCCACTTGCACACCAACTCGTGCGTTAAAGTCTGTCTGGAGCACCTGAGGAATGCATCGCCCCCTCCTCGCTGCATGGCCATGTTCAGGGGCTTATAGAGCCCCAGAAACTGAGTAACGAGCTGTTGGCTGTTGGCCCGAGGGCCGCTGTGGGTTTGTCCGTATGGATGTGCCCTTGAGAGGAGATCTCCTGGAAGACCCAACATCACCTGGCCATTCAAGTCTCGGTTGGCATCAACAGAGCTGTGGGCCTGCTCCGGATACGTGGTGAAGAAAGCATGGCTTCGGGCATCCCTGTAGCCGTGGAGGTCACGGTACCTTCCAATAGCGCCATGTTGGTTAGGTCTTGGTGCCAGTTGGTCTGTGACTGGTGGCATGCCCGGTCCTGACAGGTTTGTCCCAATGATAATGCCTCTAGGGCTGGCGTCTAGGCGATGGCTGGTGTATCCAGTGTCTGGAAAGTGAGGCAACGAGTGGTCCACATATGCGGTGGCCCTTGTCTCGGGGTAGTCTAGCAAATTGTGCGAGGGGCAGAGTTTTAAGGAAGTGCCAGTGGGGTGCCCCATGTGCTCCCCTGCCAAAGGTGGCAGCACCACACTGGGTTCAGTATTGCTCTCTCCAGGGTTTACGCAAGACAGAGGGCAGCCACTAAACCTTGAAAGGGttgtcatgatttttttttttttttttttttttttgtagttgttgttgtaagTGTGCAACCGCTCAAGATTTACCGACTAATTTTGTCCCCATTGCACCTCCATGTATCATCTGCACGTGCCGGTCTTGGCCGTCAACCTCGCGGTCCCATGAAGCGGACGCAAGTTGGTGAAAGTTGGTGCGCGTCCCATGCCGTTCACTTCACCCTCTTGATTTGTGGCAATAACCGTGGTAGTAAAATGCTCCGAACCAGGCCGGGCTGCAATATAAAAGCACAGCGGGCAAACCTGGTTTTGAAAAAAGGGCGTTCAGGGATTGGTCGGAATGCCCGATGATTGACAGCGACTGGGTTTGTTTTAAAAGGGACACGCAGGCGTTTCACCGCACGACTCCGTTTTCAATCTTGCAGTAAAAATGCTTTGATATATGCCGCTTTTGCTCTGACAAATATTGTTGGCTCTTTCGGCTTCAGAGCGTCAGATTACAACTCACAAAAACGACATTCATCTATAGGCATTAGCCTATTCAGTCTGGCTTGTGCTGAGATTTTGGATCATAATAAGCATTTTCTACAATGCAGTATAAGCGAAATTAAAATGGTCGGTGGttattcactttttattttcagtgtgctCAGATAGCCTCCACTCTCCTGTTCAAAAGTTCTGCGCAAAAATATGATCCGAATATGcctaaaatcattttaaaaaagttctgAGCAAAAATAGACCTCGTCCTATATGATTAAATAGAtctaaaatcctaaaaaaaaaaaacagtcagtctggtAAGTGAAAATGTTTGAAGTAAACTATACTTGGCATAGGTTCATAACAAGCGACAATATAATGACACTTGTTTTATTTCCAGGTGGTTTGTCACTACTGAGAGCGGAACTCAGAGGGTTTGGACATATTGccgtggattttttttttcttccaaatcaCAACGCGCCAGTGACGTCACAACAACGGTGACACCGACGAGACTTTGTCGTCTCCCATAGGGAAATATAGACAAAACATCAACCTAATTAATTATGGTTTATCTTTAAGGGAGATTGGTTTCATGTCCCAAAAAAATTGTGAGTAAAAATGATCTTATGTAGGCCTAAATGACCGGATGCTTCATCTCAGTTAGGTGACAGTGCAgtaaaacactacacactaaagGATTTGGACAAATAAGGATCCTGAAACGCCCCCGTCACATTGATCATGCCAGGAATAACATTTAGTCATCTGATTTAGTCAGAGTGCGCACCgataccgtgtgtgtgtgtgtgtgtgcgcgcgcgcgcttttttcccctcagtgtcATTTTAGACCAGCAATCCGTCGAAGGGACGATGAAGGGCTTGGAATAACAGTGTTTTGAGCTatttaaaggggaaaaaaacgtaTTTTTTGCCTCTGTAACTGCAAAGTGTATGGCTATTCATAAATCCTTCACTTCTATCATCATCCATCACCCCACCTCTCCACTTGTGTATGACTTTAACTAggctacaaataaaattattgatGTTAATCTAATAGGGCTACATGTTGGTTCAAGTCATGTAGGGATAGTTCAGGTTCTCGTGTAACGCAGTTTATATCCCAGTATCTAAAGTAACTACTGTACAGTTTCACCTGCAAGAATTAAATTAGTAAGCGGGAgatgatatgatatttctgACTGTAACGGGCTTTTTTCCAACGTTGGTTGGGCGACAAGAAACTATAAACAAGCCTTAAAGGTTGAATgtttcgttaaaaaaaaaaaaacatgaacatgaacacaggTTTGATAAAGTAtttcacgtttttttttattattattattattttacacaatttttgtCTAGAATGTTTTGTGTAGAATTTTGTCCCTGCAAGTGTGTTACAACTGGATAATGTTTACAAAGCGCCcgttaaatattatattatattttggaatataatatataataaatataatattttataatttatattacattttataatttaaattatataatttatatatatatatgtgtgtgtgtgtatatatatatatatatatatatatatatatatatatatatatatatatatatatatatatatatatatatatatatattaatttatttattgtgtgtgagtatatatgtatgtatttatgtataaaatatgatttttcgTTTTCTGTGTTCGGACAAGTCCATGAGATGTCATAATGACATGACTGAGCTCAAGCTACATGtggatttttaaattaatccTCGTGCAATATGGCTGCAATCAACAAATTCAGAGAGAACTGATTTTGCCAAAACTGTATGATATTTTTAACTATATAGAAACGTTATAATAACACTTTGGCCCCCCATCACACCTGACTTACTTTACACTTGTCTGATGTATTATTTACTCTACTATTTTGTggggtgttttcttttgtgGAGTTGCACTGAATGCTGAATGTTGCTTATTCGCAGCCCTATCGCACCTTTTACATATACACATGAACATTAAACTGAAAAGTCGCCTAATTCCAGATACATGTGTGATATTTGCATGTGTATTATATTTCTACTATGTATATGAAAAGAGGACGAATGAGATTAAGGTGACTATATTAATTGatgaatgctaaataaatgcaataatttaaataacagCTATGCGTTTGGATTAATTCAGATTAAACACGTGCTTTAGCTGTCATGTTCACGAAGTACCTTAAACTTTGATCCTGTATCCATTCGTATAAACTTTAGAACTTGATAAACTACACACATTTACCGAAGCAGTGCGCATTCAGATGCGTTAGCGCAGACTGGCTTATAGCGTTTTGCGCGTTTTGTGAgagagtgcagtgtgtgtgtgtgtgtgtgtgtgtgtgtgtgtgagttccaCCTGTTCCTCCATTTAAATAAGACAACCTATCCCCTTATGTGTGAGATGTATATTACGCTATACGTTCACAGCACGTATCAGTATTAaacaggtgagtgtgtatgtgtgtgaagacaagcatggaaaaaaatcattagtcTTTTCCAAAGAAAAGATTTGTTTTGCATCCAATGCAGATAGCAAATGAGTGATGGCGATTAACTCATGTGAACCTGGCGATCTGAACATACAACACAACCTTGACGAGAATATTAAATCTTGAGAATACTAGTCTTATCCCAAACCTGAAATACCACGAGCATTATACATGGACTTTTTTGGCCAAGGTCCCAAATGCTGTGAAAACCTTAATTGTAGCACAGTGCGCTTGCCATTGCCATGACTGCCATGACCCATGACTGTCTAAACTAAACCATATTTCCCTCA contains:
- the zic6 gene encoding zic family member 6 encodes the protein MTTLSRFSGCPLSCVNPGESNTEPSVVLPPLAGEHMGHPTGTSLKLCPSHNLLDYPETRATAYVDHSLPHFPDTGYTSHRLDASPRGIIIGTNLSGPGMPPVTDQLAPRPNQHGAIGRYRDLHGYRDARSHAFFTTYPEQAHSSVDANRDLNGQVMLGLPGDLLSRAHPYGQTHSGPRANSQQLVTQFLGLYKPLNMAMQRGGGDAFLRCSRQTLTHELVCKWSDGQEGAGKLPCSRTFGTMYELVTHVTIEHVGGPEHSDYVCHWENCPRDRKPFKAKYKLVNHVRVHTGEKPFPCPFHGCEKVFARSENLKIHKRTHTGEKPFKCEFEGCNRRFANSSDRKKHSHVHSSDKPYMCKVRGCEKCYTHPSSLRKHMKLHCKADTAKPGEDGEPGSPEVAGEQVPSSPAAVTRSLPPAPSQDSPETLRSRFHHTFDSSLDYTAHRPQSLLDPLLLHRGSYRGETAQYACSQASPTFAHSHRNFASNSPFQKSLVNGWYTCHNGAQPFSSKPCNND